A genome region from Hoplias malabaricus isolate fHopMal1 chromosome 8, fHopMal1.hap1, whole genome shotgun sequence includes the following:
- the LOC136706171 gene encoding NAD(P)(+)--arginine ADP-ribosyltransferase 1-like translates to MAVPLGLVLFLMTVPSFARKVSDKVFPLDMAEKSVDDSYEGCRENMKNKVLSRYLEQEKKKTPGFAAAWNQALNKRKKHELGKYQSAAIYMYTKEPKNENNFSYKKFNEATRDGSQAYLSDKFQFYTLHFFLTDAIQQLKRNCVTTYRRTKVKFVTNVLKKKIRFGSFTSTSVYMNVTRFGEVSCFQVKTCEGAAIAKYSAMEVEKEVLIPPYEVFEVTAIKKRSQDKNLWCEVVYELKSNGTLSNLQCKKSK, encoded by the exons ATGGCAGTGCCTTTAGGCCTTGTGCTGTTCCTGATGACTGTTCCATCATTTGCAAGGAAG GTCAGTGATAAGGTTTTCCCCTTGGATATGGCTGAAAAATCTGTCGACGACTCCTACGAAGGCTGCagagaaaacatgaaaaacaaagtGTTGTCCCGGTATCTTgaacaggaaaaaaagaaaactcctGGCTTCGCAGCTGCCTGGAACCAAGCACTTAATAAAAGGAAGAAACATGAACTTGGGAAGTATCAATCTGCTGCCATATACATGTACACCAAAGaacctaaaaatgaaaacaatttcTCATATAAGAAGTTTAATGAGGCAACGCGTGATGGAAGTCAAGCCTACCTCTCAGATAAATTTCAGTTTTACACACTGCATTTCTTTCTGACTGATGCCATTCAACAGCTCAAAAGAAACTGTGTGACCACATACCGCAGAACTAAAGTTAAATTTGTAACTAatgttctcaaaaaaaaaatcagatttgggtcTTTCACTTCCACTTCTGTATACATGAATGTAACACGCTTTGGGGAGGTGTCCTGTTTTCAAGTAAAAACTTGTGAAGGAGCTGCAATTGCTAAATACTCAGCAATGGAAGTTGAGAAGGAGGTGTTAATTCCTCCATATGAGGTGTTTGAGGTCACTGCCATTAAGAAAAGGAGTCAGGATAAAAATCTTTGGTGTGAAGTTGTATATGAACTCAAAAGTAATGGTACGCTCAGTAACcttcagtgcaaaaaatctaaataa
- the LOC136706143 gene encoding NAD(P)(+)--arginine ADP-ribosyltransferase 2-like, whose protein sequence is MTMPLVRVLFLLTISLSVFKSCGQVWPLDMANDSVDDYYEGCKDDMYNLVSSKYTEYEKMNTPGFAEAWKTALIKCNKNGLNVNLSAAIYLYTQDSSFNPKCSYVQFNNDCRKGKEAYLSGDFKFYTLYFFLTEAIKELNKQKDIKTKLFCLTSYRRTKFKFSNVTNKKEIRFGSFTSSSLNMNLTHFGNVSCFKIKTCYGVKVQQYSALKYESEVIIPPYEVFSISKKDKVKNLRCEVVYEVKSKHKCSTLNCSKVAKLKC, encoded by the exons atgACCATGCCTTTGGTCAGGGTCCTGTTCCTGCTGACCATTTCTTTGTCTGTATTCAAG AGTTGTGGTCAGGTTTGGCCTCTGGACATGGCCAATGACTCTGTTGATGATTATTATGAAGGCTGCAAAGACGACATGTATAATTTAGTGTCATCAAAGTACACTGAATATGAAAAAATGAATACTCCAGGTTTTGCAGAGGCCTGGAAAACTGCACTTATCAAGTGCAACAAAAATGGACTCAACGTAAACCTGTCTGCTGCCATATACTTGTACACACAGGACAGTTCGTTTAATCCAAAGTGCTCGTATGTCCAGTTCAACAATGATTGCCGTAAAGGAAAAGAAGCATACCTGTCCGGTGATTTCAAGTTTTACACTCTGTATTTCTTTTTGACTGAAGCCATTAAGgagttaaacaaacaaaaagatatAAAAACTAAACTATTTTGTTTGACCTCATATCGAAGAACCAAATTTAAATTTAGCAACGTCaccaacaaaaaagaaatacgGTTTGGGTCATTCACCTCATCATCTTTAAACATGAATTTGACACATTTTGGCAATGTGTCCTgtttcaaaattaaaacatgttaTGGCGTTAAAGTGCAACAATACTCTGCTCTGAAATATGAGAGTGAAGTGATAATTCCTCCGTATGAGGTCTTTAGCATTAGTAAAAAAGATAAGGTCAAAAATCTTCGGTGTGAGGTGGTGTATGAAGTTAAGAGTAAACACAAATGCAGCACTCTTAATTGCAGTAAAGTTGCTAAGTTAAAGTGCTAG
- the LOC136705995 gene encoding ecto-ADP-ribosyltransferase 5-like: MIKLVSTVLFLLTTSLPAKMSSQEPLPLDMAPCSVDDSFRGCKKDMENLVMKKYIEYEKINTLGFKAAWENALDKCVNKSGLNNKQCAAIYLYTQDKSQNPNCSYIQFREACSEGLEEYKAGKFKFYTLYFFLTDAIQRLRPKIYRIFPITSYRRTNLNFTAVTLKQKIRFGSFTSTSLDIGLKHFGNVSCFQIKTRHGAKVQKYSALGHEKEVLIPPYEVFRITAIRKIETEKNLWCSVVYELKSAGTLSNLQCKIPKKTYIMRSYLLVLNVL; this comes from the exons ATGATCAAGCTTGTCTCCACTGTGCTGTTCCTGCTGACCACTTCATTGCCTGCAAAAATG AGCAGCCAAGAGCCTCTGCCTCTGGATATGGCCCCCTGCTCCGTGGATGACTCTTTCAGAGGCTGTAAGAAAGACATGGAGAACTTAGTAATGAAGAAGTACATTGAATATGAAAAAATCAATACTCTTGGCTTTAAAGCAGCGTGGGAAAATGCACTtgataaatgtgtaaacaaaaGTGGACTTAATAATAAACAGTGTGCTGCCATATATTTGTACACACAGGACAAGAGTCAAAATCCAAATTGCTCATATATCCAGTTCAGAGAAGCTTGTAGTGAAGGACTAGAAGAATACAAGGCCGGTAAATTTAAGTTTTAcactctttatttctttttgacTGATGCCATTCAACGGCTCAgaccaaaaatatatagaatattTCCTATCACTTCATATCGCAGAACTAATTTAAATTTTACAGCAGTCACTCTCAAGCAAAAAATTCGGTTTGGGTCTTTTACCTCTACGTCTTTGGACATAGGTTTAAAACATTTTGGCAATGTGTCCTGTTTCCAAATTAAAACTCGTCATGGGGCTAAAGTGCAAAAATACTCAGCTCTAGGACATGAGAAAGAAGTGTTAATTCCTCCATACGAAGTCTTTCGCATCACAGCCATTAGAAAAatagaaacagagaaaaatcTGTGGTGTAGCGTGGTGTATGAACTCAAAAGTGCTGGCACGTTAAGTAATCTTCAGTGCAAGATACCAAAAAAAACGTACATTATGAGGTCCtatttattagtgttgaatgtATTGTAA
- the LOC136706153 gene encoding LOW QUALITY PROTEIN: NAD(P)(+)--arginine ADP-ribosyltransferase 2-like (The sequence of the model RefSeq protein was modified relative to this genomic sequence to represent the inferred CDS: substituted 1 base at 1 genomic stop codon), giving the protein MDVPLVIVLFLITIQSSARMVSGHPLDMAENSVDDSYEGCRNEMNNLVVSKFTENEMNNNXNFSKAWVDAQKNCTKGGLNINQSAAIYLYSMGENPNNPCSYKQFNNAARRGREAYISGSYKCYTLHFFLTDAIQELKKNQTGCVTTYRRTPSTYATNVLNKTIRFGSFTSTSLRRNLTEYGNVSCFEVNTCLGAEVYKYSAKEHEQEVLIPPYEVFLVTDIKNRPQEKDLQCEIFYKLKSVGKVSCLRCQKIDTAL; this is encoded by the exons ATGGATGTGCCTTTAGTCATTGTGTTGTTCCTGATAACCATTCAATCTTCTGCAAGAATG GTCAGTGGTCACCCTCTGGACATGGCTGAAAACTCTGTTGATGACTCCTATGAAGGCTGcagaaatgaaatgaataatTTAGTAGTGTCCaaatttactgaaaatgaaatgaataataattaaaatttctCAAAAGCCTGGGTTGATGCACAAAAAAATTGCACCAAAGGTGGACTCAACATAAATCAGTCTGCTGCCATTTACCTGTATTccatgggagaaaacccaaATAACCCCTGCTCATATAAACAGTTTAATAATGCAGCTCGTAGAGGACGGGAAGCCTACATCTCAGGTAGTTATAAGTGTTACACACTGCATTTCTTTCTGACTGATGCCATTCAGGAActcaaaaaaaatcaaacaggcTGTGTGACCACATACCGCAGAACTCCTTCTACGTATGCAACTAATGTTCTCAATAAAACAATCAGATTTGGGTCTTTCACTTCCACATCTTTGAGACGGAATTTGACTGAATATGGAAACGTGTCCTGTTTTGAAGTGAACACTTGTCTTGGAGCTGAAGTGTATAAATACTCAGCAAAAGAACATGAGCAGGAGGTGCTAATTCCTCCGTATGAGGTCTTTCTTGTCACTGATATTAAGAATAGACCTCAGGAGAAAGATCTGCagtgtgaaatattttataaactcAAAAGTGTGGGCAAAGTCAGTTGTCTTCGTTGCCAAAAAATCGATACCGCATTATGA